ACTTGGAGCGTCTGCGTTCGTATTATCTCGATCGCGGCTATATCAATATGGATATCGCTTCGACGCAGGTTTCTATCACGCCTGACAAAAAGAGCGTGTACATCACGGTTAACGTGAACGAAGGCGAAAAATATACGGTCAAGTCAGTCAAACTGAGCGGTGACCTGAAAGTGCCTGAAGATCAGGTCAAGGCGCTGTTGCTGGTCAAACCTGGTCAGGTGTTCTCACGCAAGGTCATGACCACAACGTCCGAGCTGATCACTCGTCGCTTGGGTAACGAAGGCTATACGTTCGCTAACGTTAACGGCGTACCGACCCCGAACAACGAAGATCACACCGTCGACATTCTGTTTGCCGTCGATCCAGGCAAGCGAGCTTACGTCAACCGTATCAACTTCCGTGGTAACACCAAATCCGCGGATGAAGTGCTGCGACGTGAAATGCGTCAGATGGAAGGCGGCTGGGCTTCGACCTACCTGATCGACCAATCGAAAACCCGCTTGAATCGCCTCGGCTTCTTTAAAGAAGTAAACGTGGAAACGCCGGCAGTACCGGGCACTGATGATCAAGTTGACGTTAACTACGCCGTTGAAGAGCAGGCTTCCGGCTCAGTGACGGCGAGCGTCGGTTTCGCTCAAAGCGCGGGTTTAATCCTGGGCGGCTCAATCAGTCAGAACAACTTCCTAGGTACAGGCAACAAAGTCAGCATCGGTCTGACGAAAAGCCAATACCAAACACGTTATAACTTCGGTTACGTCAACCCCTATTTCACGCCCGATGGCGTTAGCTTGGGCTATAACGCATTTTATCGCACCACCGACTACAAAAACCTCAGCGTAGATGTCGCCAGCTATGCGGTAGACAGCCTGGGTGCAGGTGTCAGTCTTGGCTACCCAATTGACGAAACGTCGCGTCTGACGTTCGGCTTGACCGTGCAACAGGACGAAATCAAGACGGGTGTTTATACCGTTGACGAGATTTTCGATTTCGTTAACCGGCAGGGCAACAAATACCTTAACTTCAAGGCATCCGCTGGCTGGTCCGAGTCAACCCTAAACAAAGGTGTCTTGGCTACCCGCGGGCATTCTCAAAGTCTGGTCTTTGAAACAACCACGCCAGGCAGCGATCTGTCTTTCTTTAAACTGGATTACCGAGCTCAGTATTTTCACCCGCTGACTGACAACTACACCCTGCGTCTGCACACGGAACTGGGGTATGGCGACGGTTTTGGTTCGACCTCCGGTCTTCCATTCTATGAGAACTACTACGGTGGTGGTTTCAACTCGGTGCGCGGTTTCAAGGACAGCAGTCTCGGTCCTCGCAGCACCCCGAGTCGTGGTGAATCTGTGACCGGCAACGCCGGAACCCAGGTTGATCCAGATGGGAAGGCGCTTCCTTTCGGCGGTAACTTGCTGGTTCAGGGGGGCGTAGAGGTGATGTTCCCTCTGCCATTTATCAAGGATCAGAAGTCGTTGCGTACGTCGCTATTCTGGGACGTAGGTAACGTATTCGATACAAACTGTGGTTCGTCTGGCAGCAACACTATCGCAGCCTCAAATGTGAAAACTAAATGCGACAGCGTCGGCCTCGCTGGCTTGGCAAGTTCTGTCGGTGTAGGCGTCACGTGGGTAACCGCGCTGGGTCCGTTGAGTTTCGCCTTGGCTGTTCCGGTCAAGACACCGAATAACGCAGACACCCAGATTTTCCAATTTTCCCTCGGTCAGACCTTTTAATCGTCTGATCAATGATAATGACAACAGATTTTGTAGGAGTGCATCGTGCGTAAGTTGACCCAACTGGTTCTTTTGGCTACCGCCTTGATAGCGACCCCAGCATTCGCTGAAATGAAAATTGCTGTTCTGAATTATCAAATGGCATTGCTCGAGTCAGACGCTGCAAAGAAATATGCTGTGGATGCCGAGAAGAAATTCGGTCCA
The nucleotide sequence above comes from Pseudomonas sp. AB6. Encoded proteins:
- the bamA gene encoding outer membrane protein assembly factor BamA, giving the protein MKRLLLTAVLAVLMIAEVHAESFTISDIRVNGLQRVSAGSVFGALPLNVGESADDRRLVDATRALFKTGFFQDIQLGRDGNVLVITVVERPSVSSIEIDGNKAITTEDLMKGLKQSGLAEGEIFQRATLEGVRNELQRQYVAQGRYSAEVSTEVVPQPRNRVGLKININEGAVAAIQHINVVGNSVFPDEDLIGLFELKTTNWLSFFKNDDKYAREKLSGDLERLRSYYLDRGYINMDIASTQVSITPDKKSVYITVNVNEGEKYTVKSVKLSGDLKVPEDQVKALLLVKPGQVFSRKVMTTTSELITRRLGNEGYTFANVNGVPTPNNEDHTVDILFAVDPGKRAYVNRINFRGNTKSADEVLRREMRQMEGGWASTYLIDQSKTRLNRLGFFKEVNVETPAVPGTDDQVDVNYAVEEQASGSVTASVGFAQSAGLILGGSISQNNFLGTGNKVSIGLTKSQYQTRYNFGYVNPYFTPDGVSLGYNAFYRTTDYKNLSVDVASYAVDSLGAGVSLGYPIDETSRLTFGLTVQQDEIKTGVYTVDEIFDFVNRQGNKYLNFKASAGWSESTLNKGVLATRGHSQSLVFETTTPGSDLSFFKLDYRAQYFHPLTDNYTLRLHTELGYGDGFGSTSGLPFYENYYGGGFNSVRGFKDSSLGPRSTPSRGESVTGNAGTQVDPDGKALPFGGNLLVQGGVEVMFPLPFIKDQKSLRTSLFWDVGNVFDTNCGSSGSNTIAASNVKTKCDSVGLAGLASSVGVGVTWVTALGPLSFALAVPVKTPNNADTQIFQFSLGQTF